Proteins found in one Chloroflexota bacterium genomic segment:
- a CDS encoding HAD-IB family phosphatase, with amino-acid sequence MNIIVTDLEGTLTTGSSWRGFRSYFKQNYSALAYNLFFARFLLRFPLMKLGLLNHQKTMSAWMKAEIRLMQGNPITEINAMAESVIYQEMWPKRRPDVLLELEKKRLAGAQIVIVSTAYQPIVEAFARKIEARAIGTQLVCENGKLDGIELPVNSYHHKAENILIRYPDAHIVAAYGDTLSDLPMMETSQQPVAVYPDAKLLNVAGERGWRIMPSGYREQ; translated from the coding sequence ATGAACATAATCGTTACAGACCTCGAAGGAACTCTCACCACCGGTTCGAGTTGGCGCGGCTTCCGCAGCTACTTCAAACAGAACTACAGTGCCCTGGCTTATAACCTGTTTTTTGCGCGCTTCCTATTGCGCTTTCCACTGATGAAATTAGGCCTGCTCAATCACCAAAAGACGATGAGCGCCTGGATGAAAGCCGAGATCAGGCTCATGCAAGGCAATCCCATCACAGAAATCAACGCTATGGCCGAATCAGTCATTTATCAGGAGATGTGGCCAAAACGTCGCCCGGATGTACTTCTTGAGCTAGAAAAGAAACGCCTGGCCGGGGCGCAGATTGTGATCGTATCCACTGCATACCAGCCTATCGTGGAAGCCTTTGCCCGAAAGATTGAGGCGCGGGCTATTGGCACACAGCTTGTTTGTGAGAATGGCAAACTCGACGGCATCGAATTGCCGGTTAATTCCTATCACCACAAAGCCGAAAACATATTAATTCGTTATCCTGATGCCCACATCGTGGCTGCTTATGGAGATACGCTTTCTGATTTGCCAATGATGGAGACAAGCCAACAACCGGTGGCTGTGTATCCTGATGCAAAGTTGTTGAATGTTGCTGGAGAACGAGGATGGCGCATCATGCCATCCGGCTATCGGGAGCAATAG
- a CDS encoding DUF433 domain-containing protein, translated as MSRYPLNLPGQLKKEAEQFASEQGVSLNQFIMWAVAEKVGALSQTLDDPQFPQITYRRGAAGIPTPVIRGTSLRAQTIVVASQNWELSIEEIASEYDLTKSQVQETLDFYQEHQDEIDAAIAAEEKLAPDHA; from the coding sequence ATGTCGCGATATCCGCTAAATCTACCAGGCCAATTAAAAAAAGAAGCCGAGCAGTTTGCCAGTGAGCAAGGTGTATCCCTCAACCAGTTCATTATGTGGGCTGTGGCTGAAAAAGTTGGGGCACTCAGCCAAACACTCGATGATCCCCAATTTCCTCAAATTACTTACCGGCGCGGGGCGGCTGGAATTCCCACGCCTGTTATACGCGGCACAAGCCTTCGCGCACAAACCATCGTGGTGGCTTCCCAAAACTGGGAGCTATCGATTGAAGAAATTGCTTCAGAATATGATCTCACCAAATCCCAGGTGCAGGAAACACTAGACTTTTACCAAGAACATCAGGATGAAATTGACGCCGCAATCGCCGCCGAAGAAAAATTAGCACCCGATCATGCCTAA
- a CDS encoding DUF5615 family PIN-like protein, with translation MPKPSLHLDADTSSKALYKALSARGHNVTRTPNEWMRRDASDERQLLGATAHGRCIFTFNIRDFIALAEQYPRHAGIILAAQPGWTLSTLIEALDRMLNETNAEAWVGQVRWLNDWR, from the coding sequence ATGCCTAAGCCAAGCCTGCATCTGGATGCTGATACTTCCAGCAAAGCACTCTACAAAGCTCTATCAGCGCGCGGACATAATGTCACCCGTACCCCCAATGAATGGATGCGCCGTGATGCCAGCGACGAACGTCAACTCCTGGGGGCCACCGCACACGGTCGTTGTATATTCACATTCAATATCCGCGATTTCATCGCTCTGGCAGAACAATATCCCCGGCATGCAGGCATTATCCTGGCTGCGCAACCCGGTTGGACTCTTTCGACACTCATTGAGGCGTTGGATCGAATGCTCAACGAAACAAACGCCGAGGCGTGGGTTGGGCAAGTACGCTGGTTGAACGATTGGCGCTAG
- a CDS encoding metallophosphoesterase, producing the protein LSPDLVLIGGDTGTARNLDFFLRAFDEKLQCPAFFVMGNHDFYHGSLERIHRLAGEVSASSQWLRWLTTQGIVEITSSTCLLGHGSWADGRLGNGIHSQVELNDYSLIDEFIGLSRPERYQKMGDLGDQAADHFRRLLPQACANYRNILLLTHVPPFREACWHEGSISDDEFLPHFTCKAVGDTLMEIMLQNPHSHLTVLCGHTHGEGEVDILPNLKVKTGGAIYGRPEIQELMIIE; encoded by the coding sequence CCTTATCTCCTGATCTGGTACTCATCGGGGGCGATACAGGAACGGCCAGAAATCTCGATTTCTTCTTGCGCGCGTTTGATGAAAAGCTGCAATGCCCGGCTTTCTTTGTGATGGGCAATCATGATTTCTATCACGGTTCATTGGAGCGAATTCATAGGCTTGCCGGCGAAGTTTCAGCCAGTTCTCAATGGTTGCGGTGGTTGACTACACAAGGGATTGTCGAGATTACAAGTTCGACCTGTTTACTCGGGCACGGATCCTGGGCCGATGGGCGGCTGGGCAACGGGATCCATTCCCAGGTCGAGCTCAATGACTACTCCCTCATTGATGAATTCATTGGTCTATCCCGTCCAGAGCGCTATCAAAAAATGGGTGATTTGGGCGATCAGGCAGCTGACCATTTCCGGCGATTACTTCCCCAGGCCTGTGCCAATTATCGAAATATCCTTCTGCTCACCCATGTGCCGCCTTTTCGGGAAGCCTGCTGGCATGAAGGCAGTATCTCTGATGATGAATTTCTACCTCACTTTACCTGCAAAGCTGTCGGGGACACCTTGATGGAAATTATGCTTCAAAATCCACATTCACATTTGACTGTCCTGTGCGGGCACACGCATGGAGAAGGAGAAGTGGATATACTTCCTAATTTGAAGGTAAAGACTGGTGGTGCTATATATGGTAGACCCGAAATCCAAGAGTTGATGATTATCGAGTAA